A region from the Arachis ipaensis cultivar K30076 chromosome B01, Araip1.1, whole genome shotgun sequence genome encodes:
- the LOC107633453 gene encoding uncharacterized protein LOC107633453 isoform X2 produces the protein MKITFSLTASSFYKIPHPSSTPLLTDSLLILHHRRLSPLHRRSRSSITPLPQSLSFSFNADEFRYLLHAVFCRCSLKLVSVVAAAATSSSRRRWFSDRYGKLSVNELPSFFSSLFLPYDCLLLWRITFYTLMIKNPDKCHKAKNLMPEAKGGMQPTQTGKAVLDMPEAWYFLQFQHSRASAISTLIVKPY, from the exons ATGAAAATCACGTTCTCCTTGACGGCGTCTTCATTTTACAAAATACCCCATCCTTCATCGACGCCGCTTCTCACCGATTCGCTTCTAATCCTTCATCATCGGCGCCTTTCGCCCCTTCACCGCCGTTCCCGAAGCTCCATCACACCCCTTCCCCAATCTCTCTCTTTCAGTTTCAATGCCGATGAATTTCGCTACCTTCTCCACGCCGTTTTCTGTCGTTGCTCGTTAAAGCTCGTCAGCGTCGTCGCCGCCGCTGCTACCTCTTCTTCTCGTCGCCGTTGGTTCAG TGACAgatatggcaagctttctgtgaACGAACTCCcttcattcttctcttctttgttTCTTCCCTATGACTGT CTTCTCCTATGGAGGATTACTTTTTATACATTGATGATCAAAAATCCTGATAAG TGTCACAAAGCGAAAAACCTGATGCCGGAAGCTAAAGGTGGTATGCAGCCAACACAAACTGGCAAAGCAGTGCTTGATATGCCGGAAGCTTGGtattttcttcaatttcaacacTCAAGAGCATCAGCTATAAGCACATTAATTGTGAAGCCTTACTGA
- the LOC107633453 gene encoding uncharacterized protein LOC107633453 isoform X1 codes for MKITFSLTASSFYKIPHPSSTPLLTDSLLILHHRRLSPLHRRSRSSITPLPQSLSFSFNADEFRYLLHAVFCRCSLKLVSVVAAAATSSSRRRWFSDRYGKLSVNELPSFFSSLFLPYDCLLLWRITFYTLMIKNPDKCHKAKNLMPEAKGGMQPTQTGKAVLDMPEACKASEAVEYHYVNASDLNLLEAHEAEASLAGRGAYTLMVGLTLIQTAAANNSCQVGLCYSSKKHCREG; via the exons ATGAAAATCACGTTCTCCTTGACGGCGTCTTCATTTTACAAAATACCCCATCCTTCATCGACGCCGCTTCTCACCGATTCGCTTCTAATCCTTCATCATCGGCGCCTTTCGCCCCTTCACCGCCGTTCCCGAAGCTCCATCACACCCCTTCCCCAATCTCTCTCTTTCAGTTTCAATGCCGATGAATTTCGCTACCTTCTCCACGCCGTTTTCTGTCGTTGCTCGTTAAAGCTCGTCAGCGTCGTCGCCGCCGCTGCTACCTCTTCTTCTCGTCGCCGTTGGTTCAG TGACAgatatggcaagctttctgtgaACGAACTCCcttcattcttctcttctttgttTCTTCCCTATGACTGT CTTCTCCTATGGAGGATTACTTTTTATACATTGATGATCAAAAATCCTGATAAG TGTCACAAAGCGAAAAACCTGATGCCGGAAGCTAAAGGTGGTATGCAGCCAACACAAACTGGCAAAGCAGTGCTTGATATGCCGGAAGCTTG CAAGGCATCTGAAGCGGTTGAGTATCATTATGTGAATGCAAGTGATCTCAACTTGTTGGAGGCACATGAAGCTGAAGCGTCCTTAGCTGGAAGGGGTGCCTACACTCTTATGGTGGGACTCACCCTTATTCAAACTGCTGCCGCTAATAATTCGTGCCAAGTAGGGCTGTGCTACTCATCCAAGAAGCATTGCAGAGAGG GTTAG